One region of uncultured Methanobrevibacter sp. genomic DNA includes:
- a CDS encoding tetrahydromethanopterin S-methyltransferase subunit F codes for MVQISNKPNINGMKTAADDAEYSSKLLAREGKLFAGLLATRFKGFAIGGCIALLFVVIIPAIAKALGF; via the coding sequence ATGGTACAAATTTCTAATAAACCAAATATAAATGGGATGAAAACTGCAGCAGATGATGCTGAATACAGTTCAAAACTCCTTGCAAGAGAAGGTAAACTTTTTGCAGGTTTACTCGCAACTAGATTTAAAGGTTTTGCTATCGGTGGATGCATAGCATTACTTTTCGTAGTGATCATTCCTGCTATTGCAAAAGCATTAGGATTCTAA